A single window of Narcine bancroftii isolate sNarBan1 chromosome 1, sNarBan1.hap1, whole genome shotgun sequence DNA harbors:
- the LOC138754556 gene encoding sodium/potassium/calcium exchanger 1-like, with amino-acid sequence MEIELEVMEVMEVELEMTVMMDGDYRFDGDVDGHDRDDGVGDGDDGVGDGDDGVGDGDDGVGDGDDGVGDGDDGDGDDGDGDDGDGDDGDGDDGDGDDGDGDDGDGDDGDGDDGDGDDGDGDDGDGDDGDGDDGDGDDGDGDDGDGDDGDGDDGDGDDGDGDDGDGDDGDGDDGDGDDGDDGDGDDGDGDDGDGDDGDGDDGDGDDGDGDDGDGDDGDGDDGDGDDGDGDDGDGDDGDGDDGDGDDGDGDDGDGDDGDGDDGDGDDGDGDDGDGDDGDGDDGDGDDGDGDDGDGDDGDGDDGDGDDGDGDDGDGDDGDGDDGDGDDGDGDDGDGDDGDGDDGDDGDDGDGDDGDDGDGDDGDGDDGDGDDGDGDDGDGDDGDGDDGDGDDGDGDDGDGDDGDGDDGDGDDGDGDDGDGDDGDGDDGDGDDGDGDDGDGDDGDGDDGAGDR; translated from the coding sequence atggagatagAGTTGGAGGTGATGGAGGTGATGGAAGTGGAGTTGGAGATGACAGTGATGATGGACGGAGATTATAGATTTGATGGAGATGTAGATGGACATGACAGAGATGATGGAGTTGGAGATGGGGATGATGGAGTTGGAGATGGGGATGATGGAGTTGGAGATGGGGATGATGGAGTTGGAGATGGGGATGATGGAGTTGGAGATGGGGACGACGGAGACGGGGACGACGGAGACGGGGACGACGGAGACGGGGACGACGGAGACGGGGACGACGGAGACGGGGACGACGGAGACGGGGACGACGGAGACGGGGACGACGGAGACGGGGACGACGGAGACGGGGACGACGGAGACGGGGACGACGGAGACGGGGACGACGGAGACGGGGACGACGGAGACGGGGACGACGGAGACGGGGACGACGGAGACGGGGACGACGGAGACGGGGACGACGGAGACGGGGACGACGGAGACGGGGACGACGGAGACGGGGACGACGGAGACGGGGACGACGGAGACGGGGACGACGGAGACGACGGAGACGGGGACGACGGAGACGGGGACGACGGAGACGGGGACGACGGAGACGGGGACGACGGAGACGGGGACGACGGAGACGGGGACGACGGAGACGGGGACGACGGAGACGGGGACGACGGAGACGGGGACGACGGAGACGGGGACGACGGAGACGGGGACGACGGAGACGGGGACGACGGAGACGGGGACGACGGAGACGGGGACGACGGAGACGGGGACGACGGAGACGGGGACGACGGAGACGGGGACGACGGAGACGGGGACGACGGAGACGGGGACGACGGAGACGGGGACGACGGAGACGGGGACGACGGAGACGGGGACGACGGAGACGGGGACGACGGAGACGGGGACGACGGAGACGGGGACGACGGAGACGGGGACGACGGAGACGGGGACGACGGAGACGGGGACGACGGAGACGGGGACGACGGAGACGGGGACGACGGAGACGGGGACGACGGAGACGGGGACGACGGGGACGACGGGGACGACGGAGACGGGGACGACGGGGACGACGGAGACGGGGACGACGGAGACGGGGACGACGGAGACGGGGACGACGGAGACGGGGACGACGGAGACGGGGACGACGGAGACGGGGACGACGGAGACGGGGACGACGGAGACGGGGACGACGGAGACGGGGACGACGGAGACGGGGACGACGGAGACGGGGACGACGGAGACGGGGACGACGGAGACGGGGACGACGGAGACGGGGACGACGGAGACGGGGACGACGGAGACGGGGACGACGGAGACGGGGACGACGGAGACGGGGACGACGGAGCTGGGGATAGATAG
- the LOC138754607 gene encoding uncharacterized protein DDB_G0290685-like, whose translation MNLVEFFEEVTKKVDEKAVDVVYMVFSKAFDKVPHGRLVQNVQMLDNGDNGHGDQGDGDDGDQGDGDDGDQGDGDDGDQGDGDDGDQGDGDDGDQGDGDDGDQGDGDDGDQGDGDDGDQGDGDDGDQGDGDDGDQGDGDDGDQGDGDDGDQGDGDDGDQGDGDDGDQGDGDDGDQGDGDDGDQGDGDDGDQGDGDDGDQGDGDDGDQGDGDDGDQGDGDDGDQGDGDDGDQGDGDDGDQGDGDDGDQGDGDDGDQGDGDDGDQGDGDDGDQGDGDDGDQGDGDDGDQGDGDDGDQGDGDDGDQGDGDDGDQGDGDDGDQGDGDDGDQGDGDDGDQGDGDDGDQGDGDDGDQGDGDDGDQGDGDDGDQGDGDDGDQGDGDDGDQGDGDDGDQGDGDDGDQGDGDDGDQGDGDDGDQGDGDDGDQGDGDDGDQGDGDDGDQGDGDDGDQGDGDQGDGDDGADGNYGYRSGDGGDRVVVMVIEVMEMTGTMRTEIKK comes from the exons atgaatcttgtagagtttttcgaggaggttaccaagaaagtagatgaaaaggctgtggatgttgtttacatggtcttcagtaaagcctttgacaaggtcccacatgggaggttagttcagaatgttcagatgctag AtaatggagataatggacatggAGATCAGGGCGATGGAGATGATGGAGATCAGGGCGATGGAGATGATGGAGATCAGGGCGATGGAGATGATGGAGATCAGGGCGATGGAGATGATGGAGATCAGGGCGATGGAGATGATGGAGATCAAGGCGATGGAGATGATGGAGATCAGGGCGATGGAGATGATGGGGATCAGGGCGATGGAGATGATGGGGATCAGGGCGATGGAGATGATGGGGATCAGGGCGATGGAGATGATGGGGATCAGGGCGATGGAGATGATGGGGATCAGGGCGATGGAGATGATGGGGATCAGGGCGATGGAGATGATGGGGATCAGGGCGATGGAGATGATGGGGATCAGGGCGATGGAGATGATGGGGATCAGGGCGATGGAGATGATGGGGATCAGGGCGATGGAGATGATGGGGATCAGGGCGATGGAGATGATGGGGATCAGGGCGATGGAGATGATGGGGATCAGGGCGATGGAGATGATGGGGATCAGGGCGATGGAGATGATGGGGATCAGGGCGATGGAGATGATGGGGATCAGGGCGATGGAGATGATGGGGATCAGGGCGATGGAGATGATGGGGATCAGGGCGATGGAGATGATGGGGATCAGGGCGATGGAGATGATGGGGATCAGGGCGATGGAGATGATGGGGATCAGGGCGATGGAGATGATGGGGATCAGGGCGATGGAGATGATGGGGATCAGGGCGATGGAGATGATGGGGATCAGGGCGATGGAGATGATGGGGATCAGGGCGATGGAGATGATGGGGATCAGGGCGATGGAGATGATGGGGATCAGGGCGATGGAGATGATGGGGATCAGGGCGATGGAGATGATGGGGATCAGGGCGATGGAGATGATGGGGATCAGGGCGATGGAGATGATGGGGATCAGGGCGATGGAGATGATGGGGATCAGGGCGATGGAGATGATGGGGATCAGGGCGATGGAGATGATGGGGATCAGGGCGATGGAGATGATGGGGATCAGGGCGATGGAGATGATGGGGATCAGGGCGATGGAGATGATGGGGATCAGGGCGATGGAGATGATGGGGATCAGGGCGATGGAGATGATGGGGATCAGGGCGATGGAGATGATGGGGATCAGGGCGATGGAGATGATGGGGATCAGGGCGATGGAGATGATGGGGATCAGGGCGATGGAGATGATGGGGATCAGGGCGATGGGGATCAGGGCGATGGAGATGATGGAGCTGATGGAAATTATGGATATAGAAGTGGAGATGGAGGTGACAGAGTAGTTGTGATGGTCATTGAGGTGATGGAGATGACAGGTACGATGAGGACTGAGATAAAGAAATGA